The following are encoded together in the Oncorhynchus masou masou isolate Uvic2021 chromosome 5, UVic_Omas_1.1, whole genome shotgun sequence genome:
- the LOC135536125 gene encoding protein N-terminal asparagine amidohydrolase-like, whose amino-acid sequence MPLLIQNRRIERPGSTVDLFARYPHLQENARVFRSKPVVDVDPKCLLYIQQREFAATTPADNSVAVLGSDDATTCHLVLVRHTGSGAACLAHCDGSSTWSEVPLIVKAVTSLSKDPANEGRLELHLVGGFDDESKTSHKLSLNLLSAFQRQKEDIHLETCCITEMNDVLVDGAHRPGVHGIGVNIKTGEVFPASFPYKGPAEELRSARTFTGGQMADIYDSNKGVVKIGPCKWSPNLDISFWLSQDDDTILKYLSTSPTAEPPHFVQHIKSTIQFLLEHPSSDSVFPGGQPQHYRRTEQGDWENVNQT is encoded by the exons ATGCCTTTGCTAATACAAAATAGAAGAATCGAACGACCAGGGTCGACAGTCGATTTGTTCGCCAGATATCCGCATTTGCAG GAAAACGCCCGAGTATTTCGGTCCAAGCCGGTTGTAGATGTCGACCCGAAGTGCCTCCTATACATACAGCAACGAGAGTTTGCAGCCACAACACCAGCGGACA ACTCTGTCGCTGTCCTTGGTTCTGATGATGCTACCACCTGCCACCTAGTTCTGGTGCGACACACAG GAAGTGGAGCTGCTTGCCTTGCTCACTGTGATGGCTCCAGCACGTGGAGTGAGGTTCCCCTCATCGTCAAAGCTGTCACATCTCTGAGCAAGGACCCTGCCAATGAGGGCAG GCTGGAGCTCCACCTCGTTGGAGGATTTGATGATGAGTCAAAGACGTCCCACAAACTCAGCCTTAACCTATTGT CGGCCTtccagagacagaaagaggatatTCACCTAGAGACCTGCTGCATCACAG AGATGAATGACGTCTTAGTGGACGGAGCGCACAGACCGGGTGTGCATGGCATAG GTGTAAATATTAAAACAGGGGAGGTGTTCCCTGCCTCGTTCCCTTACAAAGGACCCGCGGAGGAGCTGCGATCAGCACGGACATTCACTGGGGGACAG ATGGCTGATATATATGACTCAAACAAAGGAGTTGTGAAGATAGGCCCATGTAAGTGGTCCCCGAATCTGGATATTTCCTTCTGGCTGTCGCAAGACGATGACACCATCTTAAAG TACCTATCCACGTCCCCTACGGCTGAGCCACCACACTTTGTCCAGCACATCAAGTCCACCATCCAGTTCCTCCTGGAGCACCCCAGTTCAGACAGCGTTTTCCCTGGAGGACAGCCCCAGCACTACCGCAGAACAGAGCAGGGGGACTGGGAGAATGTTAACCAGACATAA